One stretch of Deinococcus aquaedulcis DNA includes these proteins:
- a CDS encoding sugar phosphate nucleotidyltransferase, with product MKGLILAAGRGSRLLPISATRAKHAVPVAGVPIIARAVQALRDAGIQDIGIVTSPSSETDLRDATQDSGHLTFIRQSEALGTGHAVLAAHAFLEHQPTLLYLGDNLFQDNLSPLVAALRDAEAALGVKAVPNPQAYGVAVVQHGRLQRLVEKPRKPESNLAACGVFAFQPHLLEHVAELAPSDRGEIEFPQALTRLMAAGGTVRAVEFSGFWSDAGTPDDLLAANTHFLAQQRPRVDGRAERSVITGNVVIEAGALVEDSVITGPVWIGPHALVRGATLGPFVSIGAHARVDTARLHGALVDEFARILHPSRPLSRVLIGRHALVSAPSESGLQLVMGDRSVVRI from the coding sequence ATGAAAGGGCTTATTCTCGCCGCTGGGCGCGGCAGTCGTCTTCTTCCCATCAGCGCCACACGGGCCAAACATGCCGTGCCGGTGGCCGGTGTGCCCATCATTGCCCGGGCGGTGCAGGCCCTGCGGGACGCGGGCATTCAGGACATCGGCATTGTCACCAGCCCGTCCTCGGAAACGGATCTGCGCGACGCCACGCAGGACAGCGGCCACCTCACCTTTATCCGCCAGAGCGAGGCCCTGGGCACCGGGCACGCCGTGCTGGCCGCCCACGCCTTTTTGGAGCATCAGCCCACGCTGCTGTACCTGGGCGACAACCTGTTTCAGGACAACCTCAGCCCCCTGGTGGCGGCCCTGCGGGACGCCGAGGCGGCCCTGGGGGTCAAGGCGGTGCCCAACCCGCAGGCCTATGGGGTGGCGGTGGTGCAGCACGGGCGGCTGCAGCGGCTGGTGGAAAAACCGCGCAAGCCCGAGAGCAACCTGGCGGCCTGTGGGGTCTTTGCCTTTCAGCCCCACTTGCTGGAGCATGTGGCCGAACTGGCCCCCAGTGACCGGGGCGAGATTGAATTCCCGCAGGCCCTGACCCGCCTGATGGCAGCGGGCGGCACAGTGCGCGCCGTGGAATTCAGCGGCTTCTGGTCCGACGCCGGCACCCCCGATGACCTGCTGGCGGCCAACACCCACTTTCTAGCGCAGCAGCGCCCGCGCGTGGATGGCCGCGCCGAGCGCAGCGTGATCACCGGCAACGTGGTCATTGAGGCCGGCGCGCTGGTGGAAGACAGCGTGATCACCGGCCCGGTGTGGATTGGCCCGCACGCGCTGGTGCGCGGCGCCACCCTGGGGCCTTTTGTGAGCATCGGCGCGCACGCCCGGGTGGACACGGCGCGGCTGCACGGCGCCCTGGTGGATGAATTCGCCCGCATTCTGCACCCCAGCCGCCCGCTGAGCCGGGTGCTGATTGGCCGCCACGCCCTGGTGTCGGCGCCCAGCGAGTCGGGCCTGCAGCTGGTGATGGGAGACCGCAGCGTGGTGCGGATCTAA